The Pyrus communis chromosome 5, drPyrComm1.1, whole genome shotgun sequence region GAAGAAGTTGGTGATAGAATTGATACCTGAGATTCTTCCATTGTTGAAGAGCAGGATTAAGGAGAGCTCCATCGATAAATCGGAGGATTGCGATGAGTTCTCGGCGGCATCCGCCAGGGTTCCGGTTGGGTTTGCCATTGTGGCCGCTTATCAGTTTAGGTGGTTTGTTACACAGGTGTGAGCTCatatgtgcatatatatatatatatttgtatttgttcTTTTTGAGATGTTGAATTAAAATTTGGTGGCTTGTTAGTTATTGTTAATGATATGATTGGTGTATTGTTGTTTTGTAGATTGATTATCCTCATTTGGGGAAGTTGTCTAATTTGGTTATTCCTTGTGCATTGACGGCTCTTGATCACTGGTCCGCCGAGATCAAAGTATGTTTTTTGGTATATAGTTGTTCAGCTTCCAGTTTTGTTGTGTTTAAACTGCGACGGGTCACTTTCTCTGTAGTGTAGCAAATGTATTGTGTTAAGGCAGACGGATGATGCTCATCCTCCATGCTTTGTTTCAGGGGCAGGGCATGATTAGCTTTATACGTATCGCGAAAAACGTGAATGCTGCCGAACTTGGTTGGTTTCAAGATGTGATCCTTGATGCATGCTGCCAGAATATTGCTTGTAGTGATGAAATATGGGAACTTGTGGTCGAGATGTCAGTGCTTATTGTGACTTGTACCCAGCAAAGTAATCCTCGTAGTCCATGGTATTCTTGTTTGTCTCTGTGCTTTATGTTCATTACGCTTTTTACTTTCTGTGGATGTtgttttaaaattgaaggaacGATATGGAGGTTTGTAGTTAAAACTTTTACCGATGGACAGCAAAATCTACATAATACACTGATTGCATATTTTATCACATTCTTAATACCCTTCCCGATATATTCCATAGGTTTGAtaagatgctaaacgagatgtTAAGTCACCTGGAGCGCCAATCTAGGAACAAGGAACGCCGTGTTGCATGGCTTCGTCATATAGAGCCACTTTTTAATGGTGTGGGTCTGGTGTTACTAGCTCATTTCAGGCGCATTTTCCCTCTTTTCTTTAAGTGGATGCATGCTGATGATGACGAGACTGTTTTACTGGTGAGATCATCTTCCCACTCGAGTGATATCCTcttgtatgtatgtgtgtgtagtGAGATATGGTTTCATGCTATCGTTGGTTAATAAATCAGATTTTAGCGCCTAAGCTAGGTAGCATGTTCAATACTTGATCTACACTTCGACAAGTTCTGGAGACATGGCGTCTCCAGATGATCGTTTCCTCATGGTGCGTAAGCTTTGAATTGTTATGTCAACATCAATAATTTCTACCAtagttttgaaattattttgcttttgctttttgcAGGTTCTCAAACAGATTGAAACAGTTATAAAGTTAACATGGGTTAGGAACACACAGTATGTGGAAAGGTAACTTGATTGAATTTGTATGCAACTTTGGTATTTTATTGACTTATATTTTCAGCATCTCAAATCTTTGCTTCAAGACCTACTCCACTTCTAGATTGCACCAATTTCTTCGTATTAAGTCATTGCTTTGCTTGGTTTCAGGTTGGTGGACGAACTTGCTGTTTTGTACAAAGAAGCAGCATTGAAAAGGTCTCGTGAAGGAATTAGAGATCTTGTTATTCGGATACTGATCCTGCTCCACCAGTAAGGATTATTCCTTCTCCTCATATTTATATGGCAATTGTATGAACCTCCTCCTTTATAATTGTTTGTTCATTCAAACCCCCTTCCTGTAATTGCCAGATGCAAAGGCATGCAGTTCGAAGCAGCCTGGGGAAAGCACAGAGATGATCCAAACTTAGCGACCATTGGTGCCAGTTTAGGTGAACGAAAAGCAACGGTAAATTTACCATCATGCAGCATATTTGCAATAATGTAGCCATGCCTTGTAGGCTACTTAATCCATATTTGGTAGTCAGTAACTTGAAAATATTAGCACATAATTTGCGTAGGACGGCCTTCAAGTATCAGCAGTTTCTTGTTCTGCTATTCTGTCAGCTGTTCATCTAAATTCCTGTCTAGAGGATTAAACCGAGAAAGTTCTCATGTTTATACTGCTTGGTGTTGTAATGCAGGTTGTCCAATTACCGTATGCGGAAAGAGTTTAGTTTCGCGAAGGAGTTTACGTGCAGATGTAAATATGACTCTTGATTATATGTAACATTTCTTCCCAGTATAATTTGGTAGTTATTTGATTTTGGCCTTGCTCATCATATGTGCCGCTTAGGATATGCCGATAcagtttattttatttcccGGTCGAGTATGAATCATTCTCTTTTGAACTCAGATACCGGAATTTCCGCCATATTAATTGTCTTCCGGGCTCCGACCGATGATGCTACCATATACTCACGCTAAATGCAGTAAAGAAACAATGCTAAATCCACGCTATAGCTCATAACGAAATTGTGTAAGCTCAAGAGAACGTGAACGCATATTGATACCGGGCTTGGGCCGAGCTTTTGAAGCAAGCCCAGCGTTCATCTTCGCAAATCACGTGGCGTACGACACTGACTAACTGCTTTTTCTCAGCTAAACAACACCCGGTGCGCACTACGCACCCCCTCAAATCCCATTTCCCGCGCCAAAACTCCTCTGCTCGAACAGCCTTAACAAACTAACAACCAcgccttcctctctctcttgaTTTCAAACCCCCAGAAAACTCCCTCCAAATTCCAGAAAGCTCCAAGAAACCATGGCGGCGGACTTCTTGGTCTCCCTCGCCGCCATCCTCttcaccctctctctccttcctgGGAGCACCTCGCTTCCCACCACCGTCGGAGCCACCTACTCCGCCAGCACTGTCGCCACTTACGGCACCCCTCCCGCGCCCGACCGGGTGGCCCGTGCCGTTTCCTCCCTCGGCCTCTCCGCGCTCCGACTCGACGCCTCCGACCCAGCCATGATCCGCGCCTTCCTCTACTCCAACACCTCCCTCCTCCTCACCATCCCCAACCAGCTCGTCCCGCCGCTCGCCTCCAACCGCTCCAACGCCCTCCGCTGGCTCTACATCCACGTCATCCCCTTCTACCCCCGCACCAACATTGGCACCATCTCCGTCGGCAACGACCTCATCGAGTCCTCCCCAGACTTCTTCACCTTCCTCCTTCCCGCCATCCGCAACCTCCGCCTCTCCCTCCAAGATCTCGGCATCCACAGGATTTCCGTCTCTACCACCTTCTCTTTCATAAACGTCATCACCACGGCGTTCCCTCCTTCCAACGCCCGGTTCCAAGAACCGGCCGTCGACACCGTCATCAGACCCCTCCTCAGGTTCCTCCGCGACACCAATTCGTCGTTCTTGATCAACCTCTACCCCTACAACCTCTACAAGATGCGCAGCGAGATCCCGATTGGGTTTCCCCTATTTCAGGAGCACCCATTCGGATTCCGAGACGACCTCACCACCGGCGTCCGGTACCGGAACCTCTTCGACATGA contains the following coding sequences:
- the LOC137735097 gene encoding uncharacterized protein At2g39910; the encoded protein is MSESFSTLYELLIQLSDSISKSLSKAPDTPPDDGGVSSKALLEALLPRKQPPRSPNIDGAQLHTSIRDFALACAVLSASQSSAHDLLSWIPKDLSAAADSAFRKLSEAYLMAYSEKNSKTIAELGLNCGSVPEEKKLVIELIPEILPLLKSRIKESSIDKSEDCDEFSAASARVPVGFAIVAAYQFRWFVTQIDYPHLGKLSNLVIPCALTALDHWSAEIKGQGMISFIRIAKNVNAAELGWFQDVILDACCQNIACSDEIWELVVEMSVLIVTCTQQSNPRSPWFDKMLNEMLSHLERQSRNKERRVAWLRHIEPLFNGVGLVLLAHFRRIFPLFFKWMHADDDETVLLVLKQIETVIKLTWVRNTQYVERLVDELAVLYKEAALKRSREGIRDLVIRILILLHQCKGMQFEAAWGKHRDDPNLATIGASLGERKATVVQLPYAERV
- the LOC137733394 gene encoding glucan endo-1,3-beta-glucosidase GI-like, translating into MAADFLVSLAAILFTLSLLPGSTSLPTTVGATYSASTVATYGTPPAPDRVARAVSSLGLSALRLDASDPAMIRAFLYSNTSLLLTIPNQLVPPLASNRSNALRWLYIHVIPFYPRTNIGTISVGNDLIESSPDFFTFLLPAIRNLRLSLQDLGIHRISVSTTFSFINVITTAFPPSNARFQEPAVDTVIRPLLRFLRDTNSSFLINLYPYNLYKMRSEIPIGFPLFQEHPFGFRDDLTTGVRYRNLFDMMVDAVISAMAVAGYENIPVIVTETGWPSYSTDPAEIDANPVYAEMYIKGLLFHLRSGKGTPLRREGVAETYIYELLDKQVRQGRNWGILYPNLTSKYKEIQYSGSDCRGFFDILIMAVGQFLVFALLAW